From Burkholderia pseudomultivorans, the proteins below share one genomic window:
- a CDS encoding ATP-binding protein — MTRVRRAIERWRGVSLRRRLLMWLLPAACVIGLLASAGTYWGALRELDDLLDDQMRSMSKQIVVGPNGELSFRNHANGKHDFEANDPDEVLLQMWRNGKLVYSTDRDSSLPPPARNGIATIDVGGQSWRTYVTERGGTTIRLAQARHARWEAIAGIAVHLLWPVFSMLPVLAIGLWFGIGAGLRPLRTIASGLKRRNANNLEPVDIASMPNEVRPLAEAINDLLARLDRSFTLQRHFIADAAHELRTPIMGLSIQSQLLRRAATPDEREQILTQIHAGTTRLGHLAEQLLTLARLEPDAQASAFAPVDLAALCRSVVADRARVADAHRIDLGAIVSSPVPAAGNVDTLRVLLNNLVDNAIRYAGDGARVDVSARLDGATPVLEVADDGPGIPEAERTSVWERFYRGEGAQAATSPGSGLGLSIVKRIAEQHRAAVTLGTTAGGRGLTVTVRFPASA; from the coding sequence ATGACGCGCGTGCGACGCGCGATCGAGCGCTGGCGCGGCGTATCGCTGCGACGACGCCTGCTGATGTGGCTGCTGCCCGCCGCGTGCGTGATCGGCCTGCTCGCGAGCGCGGGCACCTACTGGGGCGCGCTGCGCGAACTCGACGACCTGCTCGACGACCAGATGCGCAGCATGTCGAAGCAGATCGTGGTCGGCCCGAACGGCGAGCTGTCGTTCCGCAATCATGCCAACGGCAAGCACGACTTCGAGGCCAACGATCCCGACGAGGTGCTGCTGCAGATGTGGCGCAACGGCAAGCTCGTCTATTCGACGGACCGCGATTCGAGCCTGCCGCCGCCTGCCCGGAACGGCATCGCGACCATCGATGTCGGCGGCCAGTCGTGGCGCACCTACGTGACCGAGCGCGGCGGCACGACGATCCGGCTCGCGCAGGCGCGTCATGCGCGCTGGGAAGCGATCGCCGGCATCGCCGTGCATCTGCTGTGGCCGGTATTCTCGATGCTGCCGGTGCTCGCGATCGGACTGTGGTTCGGCATCGGCGCGGGACTGCGGCCGCTGCGCACGATCGCGTCCGGCCTGAAACGCAGGAACGCGAACAATCTCGAACCGGTCGACATCGCGTCGATGCCCAACGAGGTGCGTCCGCTCGCCGAAGCGATCAACGACCTGCTCGCGCGGCTCGATCGCTCGTTCACGCTGCAGCGGCACTTCATCGCCGATGCCGCGCACGAGCTGCGCACGCCGATCATGGGACTGTCGATCCAGTCGCAACTGCTGCGCCGTGCGGCAACGCCCGACGAGCGCGAGCAGATCCTCACGCAGATCCATGCGGGTACGACGCGTCTCGGCCATCTTGCCGAACAGCTGCTGACGCTCGCGCGCCTCGAACCCGATGCGCAGGCGTCCGCGTTCGCGCCCGTCGATCTCGCCGCGCTGTGCCGGTCGGTGGTCGCGGATCGCGCGCGCGTCGCCGACGCGCACCGGATCGATCTCGGCGCGATCGTGTCGTCGCCGGTGCCGGCCGCGGGCAATGTCGACACGCTGCGCGTACTGCTGAACAACCTCGTCGACAACGCGATCCGCTACGCGGGCGACGGCGCGCGCGTCGACGTGTCCGCACGGCTCGACGGCGCGACGCCGGTGCTCGAAGTCGCCGACGACGGCCCCGGCATTCCCGAGGCCGAGCGAACCAGCGTATGGGAGCGCTTCTATCGCGGCGAAGGCGCGCAGGCGGCCACGTCGCCGGGCAGCGGGCTCGGACTGTCGATCGTCAAGCGCATTGCCGAACAGCATCGCGCAGCGGTCACGCTCGGCACGACCGCCGGCGGGCGCGGGCTCACCGTGACGGTGCGGTTTCCCGCATCCGCGTGA
- a CDS encoding response regulator, with protein sequence MRVLLVEDDPLIGSGLEQGLKQEGFAVDWVKDGDAASLALRSTGYGLLLLDLGLPNRDGLSVLASLRRRDETLPAIIITARDGVPDRIAGLDSGADDYLVKPFVLEELLARIRAVNRRHAGRAQTTLAIGALRLDPVRHQVWLNDDEVPLSPKEFVLLHELMRDPGAVISREQFEERLYSWGEEIESNAVQVHIHNLRKKLGHDMIRTVRGVGYRIGDGT encoded by the coding sequence ATGCGTGTACTGCTCGTCGAGGACGACCCGCTGATCGGCAGCGGGCTCGAACAAGGCCTGAAACAGGAAGGCTTCGCGGTCGACTGGGTCAAGGACGGCGACGCCGCATCGCTCGCGCTGCGCTCGACCGGCTACGGCCTGCTGCTGCTCGACCTCGGGCTGCCGAACCGCGACGGCCTGTCGGTGCTCGCATCGCTGCGCCGCCGCGACGAAACGCTGCCCGCGATCATCATCACCGCGCGCGACGGCGTGCCGGACCGCATCGCCGGCCTCGACAGCGGCGCCGACGACTATCTCGTCAAGCCGTTCGTGCTCGAGGAACTGCTCGCCCGGATTCGCGCGGTGAACCGCCGCCACGCCGGGCGCGCGCAGACGACGCTCGCGATCGGCGCGCTGCGGCTCGATCCCGTCAGGCACCAGGTCTGGCTCAACGACGACGAAGTGCCGCTGTCGCCGAAGGAGTTCGTGCTGCTGCACGAGCTGATGCGAGATCCGGGCGCGGTGATTTCGCGCGAGCAGTTCGAGGAGCGGCTGTACAGCTGGGGCGAGGAAATCGAGAGCAACGCGGTGCAGGTGCATATCCACAACCTGCGCAAGAAGCTCGGCCACGACATGATCCGCACGGTGCGCGGCGTCGGCTACCGGATCGGTGACGGCACATGA
- a CDS encoding YgiW/YdeI family stress tolerance OB fold protein, with amino-acid sequence MNHLARILTVALAVLPAAVHAQYTGPSAITTTTVKELLANGRDDQHVQLQGRIVRHVGGEDYEFADATGAISVEIDDKLWVGRPPVGDKDQVKLTGEFERKWSGRVKVDVDHVEVLR; translated from the coding sequence ATGAATCATCTGGCCAGAATCCTGACCGTCGCGCTCGCCGTGCTGCCTGCCGCGGTCCATGCGCAATATACGGGGCCGTCCGCGATTACCACGACGACCGTGAAGGAACTGCTCGCGAACGGCAGGGACGATCAGCACGTGCAACTGCAGGGGCGCATCGTCCGGCACGTCGGCGGCGAGGACTACGAGTTCGCCGATGCGACGGGTGCGATCAGCGTCGAGATCGACGACAAGCTGTGGGTGGGCCGCCCGCCCGTCGGCGACAAGGACCAGGTGAAGCTGACCGGCGAGTTCGAGCGCAAGTGGTCGGGCCGCGTGAAGGTCGACGTCGATCACGTCGAAGTGCTGCGCTGA
- a CDS encoding MurR/RpiR family transcriptional regulator, with protein MAANFDELASRIRAQFSELSPQFQAGAAFLLDHPDEVATSSMRKVAQRAQVQPASLVRLAQQFGFPGWNELRDLCVARVRTRPEPLTQRARSLVRPDAKASLAHDLLAAQQHNLAATAAQNEHALADAAKLIRKASHVHVAGFRSCYPVAFGLVYGYRLFRPTVSLLNGVAGSLEMELRTIAKHSVTVIVSFAPYSAEATRVAQAAKAQGSRIVAITDSAVAPIALHADAQLIFTHDSPSFFPSLVAAHAMAEALVAQLLALEGSDAIAELERAEAELHAKGAYVV; from the coding sequence ATGGCTGCCAATTTCGACGAACTCGCGTCCCGGATCCGGGCGCAATTTTCCGAGCTGAGCCCGCAATTCCAGGCGGGCGCGGCATTCCTGCTCGATCATCCCGACGAAGTCGCGACATCGTCGATGCGCAAGGTCGCGCAGCGCGCGCAGGTGCAGCCGGCGTCGCTCGTGCGGCTCGCGCAGCAGTTCGGCTTTCCCGGCTGGAACGAGTTGCGCGACCTATGCGTCGCGCGCGTGCGCACGCGCCCGGAGCCGCTGACGCAGCGCGCACGTTCGCTCGTGCGGCCCGACGCGAAGGCGTCGCTCGCGCACGACCTGCTTGCCGCGCAACAGCACAACCTGGCGGCGACCGCCGCGCAGAACGAGCACGCGCTCGCCGATGCCGCGAAGCTGATCCGCAAGGCGTCGCACGTGCATGTGGCCGGATTCCGCTCGTGCTATCCGGTCGCGTTCGGGCTCGTCTACGGCTATCGGCTGTTCCGGCCGACCGTGTCGCTGCTCAACGGCGTCGCCGGTTCGCTCGAAATGGAGCTGCGCACGATCGCGAAGCACAGCGTGACGGTGATCGTCAGCTTCGCGCCGTATTCGGCCGAAGCGACGCGCGTCGCCCAGGCCGCGAAGGCGCAGGGCAGCCGGATCGTCGCGATCACCGACAGCGCGGTCGCGCCGATCGCGCTGCATGCGGATGCGCAATTGATCTTCACGCACGACAGTCCGTCGTTCTTTCCGTCGCTGGTGGCCGCGCATGCGATGGCCGAGGCGCTGGTCGCGCAGCTGCTGGCGCTCGAAGGCAGCGATGCGATCGCCGAGCTCGAACGGGCGGAAGCGGAACTGCACGCGAAGGGCGCGTACGTGGTGTGA
- a CDS encoding GNAT family N-acetyltransferase gives MTFHFQVTDAADANVRKQIAAPLVQFNESRAGPIDHRPLAVLVTDASETIVGGLWGSTGFGWLHVDLLVVPEAARGQRVGTRIMQLAEQEAVARGCRGAWLDTFDFQARPFYEKLGYVRFGELADYPVGHARIFLKKILVP, from the coding sequence ATGACGTTCCATTTCCAGGTCACGGACGCGGCGGACGCGAACGTCCGCAAGCAGATCGCCGCACCGCTCGTGCAGTTCAACGAAAGCCGGGCGGGGCCGATCGATCATCGCCCGCTTGCGGTGCTGGTCACCGATGCGAGCGAGACGATCGTCGGCGGCCTGTGGGGCAGCACGGGGTTCGGCTGGCTGCACGTCGATCTGCTGGTGGTGCCGGAGGCCGCGCGCGGGCAGCGCGTCGGCACGCGCATCATGCAGCTGGCGGAACAGGAAGCCGTGGCGCGCGGCTGCCGCGGCGCGTGGCTCGATACGTTCGACTTCCAGGCCCGGCCGTTCTACGAAAAGCTCGGCTATGTGCGCTTCGGCGAGCTGGCGGATTATCCGGTCGGGCATGCGCGCATCTTTCTGAAGAAGATCCTGGTGCCCTGA